Proteins encoded by one window of Misgurnus anguillicaudatus chromosome 4, ASM2758022v2, whole genome shotgun sequence:
- the ndufaf8 gene encoding NADH dehydrogenase [ubiquinone] 1 alpha subcomplex assembly factor 8: MPGSNVWTRSRARMRLFPEMFAQCSAEATAYGKCVAATTTGKQELTKNMCAKEFEALKTCFQSAVKKAAK; the protein is encoded by the exons ATGCCTGGTTCAAATGTTTGGACTCGCAGTAGAGCGAGAATGAGACTTTTTCCGGAGATGTTCGCTCAGTGTTCAGCAGAG GCAACCGCTTATGGTAAATGCGTGGCCGCCACAACGACTGGCAAACAGGAGCTGACCAAAAATATGTGTGCTAAAGAATTTGAAGCATTAAAGACCTGCTTTCAATCAGCT gTGAAAAAGGCAGCAAAATGA
- the tepsin gene encoding AP-4 complex accessory subunit Tepsin: MATLLERLVFLQKVPTLMRATADDESPCPGYLFEEISNISHESVGCCQCLLEYLLERLQVESCHVKLKVLKILLHLCSHGPPHFLTELRRNATFIQEVIVYSGPPDPIHGNAPFQKVRSGAQELASLLFNDTMSSDSGVTSCKTVKTSMGMGSESLRSGMQGFGNSPGKTESNGTTLLDKIQRAAEAVASAVLPPAEHPGIRLHDNYYHAVVAPSAAVEMAVPACAYNIRSHDHRASHRCPGQAGGGWEETDSGHSSSQNSSQEIMPVGQTSVSRSSKSGGSGSHSGASRESGDLSERVEAMQLGDCGQEMALINSLTSGSKVFLSRDESQHFIKECSTLNCEVVVELLSRKLQDHAQTVQMRALCALVCLMSSDFLSLDHIFNITHKRLAQLSEGPAGPVANKATKLLRQFEALLGCVTHPRCPASSTSSLSEQPSKSFTFLLGQLEETATSYESPPSIDLSEGNVTAPEIKRVQEEERNHSKLLEASRQSLFSGMELVNRSKPVCLVEPVPVETDVQTGATEKRCERTKESSGPEQCKEQTSAFSFLNL; this comes from the exons ATGGCCACTTTACTGGAACGCTTGGTTTTCCTACAGAAA GTGCCCACGCTCATGCGGGCAACAGCAGATGACGAATCGCCATGTCCAGGTTATCTCTTTGAGGAGATCAGCA ATATTTCCCACGAGTCTGTGGGCTGCTGCCAGTGTCTTTTGGAGTATCTCTTGGAAAGACTGCAGGTTGAGTCCTGCCACGTCAAACTCAAG GTCCTGAAGATTCTCTTACATTTATGTAGCCACGGACCACCTCACTTCCTCACAGAGCTGCGACGAAATGCTACATTTATACAGGAAGTGATCG TGTACAGCGGCCCTCCGGACCCTATCCACGGCAATGCCCCATTTCAGAAAGTCAGAAGCGGCGCTCAG GAATTGGCCAGTCTGCTCTTTAATGATACCATGTCTTCAGATTCTGGAGTTACCTCATGCAAAACAGTCAAAACATCCATGG GAATGGGCTCTGAGTCGCTCAGATCTGGCATGCAGGGGTTTGGAAACAGCCCAGGAAAGACAGAGTCCA ATGGAACGACTTTATTGGACAAAATACAGAGAGCTGCAGAAGCGGTTGCCAGCGCTGTCCTTCCTCCAGCAGAGCATCCCGGAATCCGTCTCCACGACAACTACTACCACGCCGTGGTGGCTCCATCCGCTGCCGTGGAGATGGCCGTGCCAGCGTGTGCCTACAACATCCGATCCCACGACCATAGAG CATCACACAGGTGTCCAGGGCAGGCCGGTGGAGGCTGGGAAGAGACGGACAGCGGCCACAGCTCCTCCCAAAACTCCTCCCAGGAAATTATGCCGGTCGGCCAGACCTCAGTAAGCAGGAGTAGTAAGTCAGGTGGCTCGGGCAGCCATTCGGGGGCGAGTCGGGAAAGCGGTGATCTATCAGAGCG TGTGGAGGCCATGCAGCTTGGGGACTGTGGTCAGGAGATGGCACTTATCAACAGTCTGACCAGCGGTTCCAAAGTCTTCTTATCCAGAGATGAGAGCCAACACTTTATCAAAGA ATGTTCCACTCTCAACTGTGAGGTGGTGGTTGAACTTCTCTCTCGCAAACTCCAGGACCACGCACAAACTGTCCAAATG AGAGCGCTATGTGCTCTGGTTTGTCTGATGTCATCAGACTTCCTCTCCCTGGACCACATTTTCAATATCACACACAAACGCCTTGCACAGCTTAGTGAGGGACCAGCAGGCCCTGTTGCCAACAAAGCCACCAAG CTCCTAAGGCAGTTTGAAGCCTTGCTCGGCTGTGTCACCCATCCCAGATGTCCAGCCTCTTCCACCTCTTCACTTTCAGAGCAGCCCTCCAAATCCTTCACCTTCCTTCTTGGACAActagaagaaacagcaacttcaTATGAGTCACCACCGTCTATAGATCTCTCAGAAGGTAACGTCACCGCACCCGAGATCAAAAGAGTACAAGAAGAGGAGAGAAACCACTCCAAGCTCTTAGAAGCTTCCAGACAATCACTGTTCAGTGGGATGGAGCTGGTGAACAGAAGCAAACCTGTGTGTTTGGTTGAGCCTGTTCCCGTCGAGACAGATGTCCAGACAGGTGCGACTGAGAAAAGATGTGAGAGAACTAAAGAGTCTAGTGGACCTGAACAATGCAAAGAGCAAACGTCAGCCTTCTCCTTCCTCAATCTCTGA
- the LOC129421568 gene encoding protein VCF1, giving the protein MHTMLTESRKRRRSCEGEETQALPQAKRSGGYTFLPELGRDVWDSESSSSDSSGISSPEQIIGASSSIQTTDQRRLPVSQAPCSPTILAQPEDPATSLSQNGVSYHNINRILREAHFNSLQTRGQQGPT; this is encoded by the exons ATGCACACCATGTTGACAGAAAGCAG GAAGCGTAGGCGCAGCTGTGAAGGGGAGGAGACTCAGGCCTTACCCCAGGCAAAAAGATCAGGAGGTTATACCTTTCTACCTGAACTTGGCCGTGATGTCTGGGACTCTGAG TCTTCCAGCAGTGACAGCAGTGGGATAAGCAGTCCAGAGCAGATAATAGGGGCCAGTTCCTCCATTCAGACCACTGACCAAAGACGACTTCCTGTTTCCCAGGCTCCCTGCAGCCCTACAATCCTCGCCCAACCAGAAGATCCAGCCACCTCCTTGAGCCAAAACGGCGTTTCGTACCACAACATCAACCGCATCCTGAGAGAGGCCCATTTTAATAGCCTGCAAACTCGTGGTCAGCAGGGGCCGACGTGA